Proteins encoded by one window of Streptomyces sp. LX-29:
- a CDS encoding BTAD domain-containing putative transcriptional regulator → MYDKGVARVDLPRIEFKVLGPVEAVADGRVLPLGGPKQRTLLATLILNANAAVSGERLCDAIWGEAPPASAQANLRSYVAGLRRALHTGADEGRLSLGHGGYRLLVRQGELDAHRFEELVAQGRAALAEGEHRTSAARLREALELWRDGAFDRVTHHDALRIEAARLEEARMVAFEEYAEARLALGEHREAIGLLREQTDRHPLRESLWAKLMLAQYRCRRPGDALKSYALARAALRDELGLEPGEELRRLHRAVLTRDPALGGPPEPVHPARPAAVWRTVDQLPPDIADFVGRDLLTSRVAALLEPAAEPLSPTAAGEPPPPAGPVVVLTGPPGVGKTTLATRVAHLLRHAFPDGRLFLRLDGARGPRRTPGEVLADLLTSLGVAGSSIPEATVDRAGMFRSLLGDRKVLVLLDDAAHEEQVRPLLPGIPGCAVLITSRARPDRFDGARVVAVGPFGEEEARTLLRRIVDDCPRLDAEPDAAARVLAACAGLPLALRVAAARLAGSPDLTLERLADRLDGPSDGENAVAACLAAGYRGLAPAAARAFRALGMLPSPEFPGWVLSALLDAPEADRSIDALLDAHLVQVVGTDVQGRPRYRLHDLLHAHAARRATAEESAPWRHAAVARVLDGWLSRIRAAADQLIRGVPVDVVRGGTTDPVGWLEGERAGLVTAAEWAADAGYGPESFALALALEEVCHLRNWWDEWERVVRAEHERAATAGDAVAVAVAQGSLARASAVRGRVHEAANQWAFAIEQLDELGEAHHAARLRTHRAFAISDRGMAELAHADAASAAAALDALGDRHGWVLAMRSLGYALVCQDRQAEAIEALGPVLETVERLAHPLALADVLQLLAVAELRHGRFGRAARHLHRALAEYRMVRHRPGEAYALLTLGRMHVDLGPDQAPRALASLGEAATIFAELGERRGETLAAYWLGRAYRAMGDEGRGAGHVREALAGFRALGMPFWAERAELELSAVGVPAPRTAEGAPAARR, encoded by the coding sequence GTGTACGACAAAGGGGTGGCGCGGGTGGACCTTCCGCGCATCGAGTTCAAGGTGCTGGGCCCCGTCGAGGCGGTCGCGGACGGCCGTGTGCTACCGCTCGGTGGGCCGAAGCAGCGGACCCTGCTCGCCACGCTGATCCTCAACGCCAACGCCGCAGTGTCCGGGGAGCGCCTCTGCGACGCCATCTGGGGAGAGGCCCCGCCCGCCTCCGCCCAGGCCAACCTCCGCAGTTACGTCGCCGGCCTCCGCCGGGCCCTGCACACGGGCGCCGACGAGGGTCGGTTGAGCCTCGGCCACGGCGGCTACCGGCTGCTCGTGCGGCAGGGCGAACTGGACGCGCACCGCTTCGAGGAACTCGTCGCCCAGGGCCGCGCCGCGCTGGCCGAGGGCGAGCACCGCACCTCCGCCGCCCGACTGCGCGAGGCGCTGGAGCTGTGGCGCGACGGCGCCTTCGACCGGGTGACGCACCACGACGCCCTGCGCATCGAGGCCGCCCGCCTGGAGGAGGCGCGGATGGTCGCGTTCGAGGAGTACGCCGAGGCGCGCCTCGCGCTCGGGGAACACCGGGAGGCGATAGGGCTGTTGCGCGAGCAGACCGACCGGCATCCGTTGCGCGAGTCCCTGTGGGCCAAGCTGATGCTCGCTCAGTACCGCTGCCGCCGTCCCGGCGACGCGCTCAAGTCGTACGCCCTCGCCCGCGCCGCCCTGCGCGACGAGTTGGGACTCGAACCGGGCGAGGAGCTCCGCCGACTGCACCGCGCGGTCCTCACCCGCGACCCCGCCCTCGGCGGTCCGCCCGAGCCCGTGCATCCCGCGAGACCCGCCGCCGTCTGGCGGACCGTCGACCAACTCCCTCCCGACATCGCCGACTTCGTCGGCCGTGACCTGCTGACCTCGCGGGTCGCCGCCCTGCTGGAGCCCGCTGCCGAACCCCTGTCCCCGACCGCCGCCGGCGAACCGCCGCCCCCCGCCGGCCCCGTCGTGGTACTCACCGGACCACCCGGCGTCGGCAAGACCACCCTGGCCACCCGCGTCGCCCATCTGCTGCGGCACGCCTTCCCCGACGGCCGGCTGTTCCTCCGCCTGGACGGCGCGCGCGGCCCCCGGCGTACCCCCGGCGAGGTGCTCGCCGACCTGCTGACCAGCCTGGGCGTCGCCGGGTCCTCCATACCGGAGGCGACGGTGGACCGGGCCGGGATGTTCCGCTCCCTGCTGGGCGACCGCAAGGTGCTGGTGCTGCTCGACGACGCGGCGCACGAGGAACAGGTCCGCCCGCTGCTGCCGGGCATCCCCGGCTGCGCGGTCCTGATCACCAGCCGTGCCCGCCCGGACCGGTTCGACGGCGCGCGGGTCGTCGCCGTCGGACCGTTCGGCGAGGAGGAGGCGCGCACGCTGCTGCGCCGGATCGTGGACGACTGCCCGCGACTCGACGCGGAACCGGACGCCGCCGCACGCGTCCTGGCGGCCTGCGCCGGGCTGCCCCTGGCCCTGCGGGTCGCCGCGGCCCGGCTCGCCGGCAGCCCGGACCTGACACTCGAACGGCTCGCGGACCGACTCGACGGGCCGAGCGACGGGGAGAACGCCGTCGCGGCCTGCCTCGCCGCCGGCTACCGCGGCCTGGCGCCCGCCGCCGCCCGCGCCTTCCGCGCTCTCGGCATGCTCCCCTCACCGGAGTTCCCGGGATGGGTCCTGTCCGCGCTGCTGGACGCCCCCGAGGCCGACCGCTCGATCGACGCGCTGCTCGACGCCCACCTCGTGCAGGTCGTCGGCACCGATGTGCAGGGCCGGCCCCGCTACCGCCTGCACGACCTGCTGCACGCCCACGCGGCGCGGCGCGCCACGGCCGAGGAGTCCGCGCCCTGGCGGCACGCGGCGGTCGCCCGCGTCCTCGACGGCTGGCTCTCCCGCATCCGGGCCGCAGCCGACCAGCTCATCCGTGGGGTCCCGGTCGACGTCGTACGCGGCGGTACGACCGACCCCGTCGGCTGGCTGGAGGGCGAGCGCGCCGGCCTTGTCACGGCGGCCGAGTGGGCGGCGGACGCCGGGTACGGGCCGGAGTCGTTCGCCCTGGCACTGGCCCTGGAGGAGGTCTGCCACCTGCGTAACTGGTGGGACGAGTGGGAGCGGGTGGTCCGGGCCGAGCACGAGCGGGCCGCGACCGCCGGTGACGCCGTCGCCGTCGCCGTCGCGCAGGGCTCCCTGGCCCGGGCGTCCGCCGTCCGCGGCCGGGTGCACGAGGCCGCCAACCAGTGGGCTTTCGCCATCGAGCAGTTGGACGAGCTGGGTGAGGCGCACCACGCGGCCCGGCTGCGCACCCACCGCGCCTTCGCCATCAGCGACCGGGGCATGGCCGAACTCGCCCACGCGGACGCCGCGTCGGCCGCCGCCGCGCTCGACGCCCTCGGCGACCGGCACGGGTGGGTCCTCGCGATGCGCAGCCTCGGGTACGCGCTCGTCTGCCAGGACCGGCAGGCCGAGGCGATCGAGGCACTGGGGCCGGTCCTGGAGACGGTCGAGCGGCTCGCCCATCCGCTCGCCCTCGCGGACGTGCTGCAACTGCTGGCCGTCGCGGAGCTGAGGCACGGCCGGTTCGGCCGGGCGGCGCGCCATCTGCACCGGGCGCTGGCCGAGTACCGCATGGTGCGGCACCGGCCCGGCGAGGCCTATGCGCTGCTGACGCTGGGCCGCATGCATGTGGACCTGGGGCCGGACCAGGCGCCCCGGGCGCTGGCGTCGCTCGGAGAGGCGGCGACGATCTTCGCGGAGCTGGGGGAGAGGCGAGGCGAGACGCTCGCGGCCTACTGGCTGGGCAGGGCGTACAGGGCGATGGGTGATGAGGGGAGGGGCGCCGGGCATGTGCGGGAGGCGTTGGCCGGTTTCCGGGCCCTGGGGATGCCCTTCTGGGCGGAACGCGCGGAGCTGGAACTGAGCGCGGTGGGGGTGCCGGCCCCCAGGACGGCCGAGGGGGCTCCCGCGGCGAGGCGGTGA
- a CDS encoding NmrA family NAD(P)-binding protein: MTTLVTGATGNTGRHVVAELLRRGEHVRALTRNPAAAAGRLPAEVELVAGTHTAPEELDAALKGVSRLHITVTAGLAEVGPELVRRAVGAGVRRITVVWGGWVGPVEQAVAESGVEWTRLEPQEFMSNTLTWIESVRTEGIVREPYDFPSALVHEADIGEVAAVSLLDDGHAGRAYNLTGPESLTPSERIALLSQAIGREVALVPITHEQAVDRLMATGVSRADADYVVGWYATPSEDATTVVDTVERVTGHPARTFAQWVAAHAERFQAPAG; the protein is encoded by the coding sequence GTGACGACACTGGTTACGGGCGCCACCGGGAACACCGGCCGGCATGTTGTGGCGGAGCTGCTTCGCCGAGGAGAGCACGTTCGGGCACTGACCCGGAATCCGGCCGCGGCCGCGGGAAGGCTTCCCGCCGAGGTGGAGCTGGTGGCCGGCACACACACCGCGCCGGAGGAGCTGGACGCCGCCCTCAAGGGCGTCAGCCGGTTGCACATCACGGTGACGGCGGGGCTCGCCGAGGTCGGGCCCGAACTGGTGCGGCGGGCGGTCGGCGCGGGTGTGCGGCGCATCACCGTGGTGTGGGGTGGCTGGGTGGGACCGGTCGAGCAGGCCGTGGCGGAGTCGGGTGTGGAGTGGACCCGCCTGGAACCGCAGGAGTTCATGTCCAACACCTTGACCTGGATCGAATCGGTGCGCACGGAGGGGATCGTGCGGGAGCCGTACGACTTTCCCAGCGCCCTCGTGCACGAGGCCGACATAGGCGAGGTGGCGGCGGTCTCACTGCTCGACGACGGCCATGCGGGGCGCGCCTACAACCTCACCGGGCCCGAGTCGCTGACCCCGAGTGAGCGGATCGCCCTCCTGTCTCAGGCGATCGGCCGCGAGGTCGCCCTCGTGCCGATCACCCACGAACAGGCCGTCGACAGGCTGATGGCGACCGGCGTGTCCCGGGCGGACGCCGACTACGTCGTCGGCTGGTACGCCACTCCCAGCGAGGACGCCACGACCGTCGTCGACACCGTCGAGCGGGTGACCGGCCACCCGGCGCGCACGTTCGCGCAGTGGGTGGCCGCACACGCGGAACGCTTCCAGGCGCCCGCGGGTTAA
- a CDS encoding PLP-dependent aminotransferase family protein produces MSDSSTSVELTNSLRALLDRLSPGDRLPSSRELVQQYRVSPVTVARAIAVLAAEGAVVTRPGSGTYVAPRARPENDVVDTAWQTVALTDRAVDTQPIAESPSPLPEGAIRLDGGYVHASLQPTRALSAALARAARRPDAWDRAPAGGLPALRAVFAGIAGGGATPDDVLITAGGQSALSIAFRAIAAPGSPVLVESPGYPGALAAARAAGLRPVPVPLDADGLRPDLLADAFAMTGARLLYCQPTFHNPTGTVLAPERRRQVLDVARASGAFVIEDDFARHLGHGGPVPRPLMADDRDGAVVYLTSLTKPAAPSLRIGALVARGPVMERMRAIRLVDDFFVSRPLQEAALEMLSSPSWERHVRTLGAALRERCGRLAAALTREIPGASLTPPTGGLHLWLRLPAGWDDSALADAARNHGVAVSAGLRYHATEPPAAHLRLSFAATPDHAELTEGARRLGEVLRGR; encoded by the coding sequence ATGTCTGACAGTAGCACTTCCGTGGAACTGACGAACAGTCTGCGCGCGCTCCTCGATCGGCTCTCGCCCGGTGACCGGCTGCCGAGCAGCCGGGAGTTGGTCCAGCAGTACCGGGTCAGCCCGGTGACGGTGGCGCGCGCGATCGCCGTGCTGGCCGCGGAGGGCGCCGTGGTGACCCGTCCGGGCAGCGGCACCTACGTGGCGCCGCGCGCCCGGCCGGAGAACGATGTCGTCGACACCGCCTGGCAGACCGTCGCGCTCACCGACCGCGCGGTCGACACCCAGCCGATCGCGGAGAGCCCCAGCCCCCTGCCCGAGGGGGCGATCCGACTGGACGGCGGCTATGTGCACGCGTCGCTGCAGCCGACCCGCGCCCTGAGCGCCGCGCTCGCGCGGGCGGCGCGACGCCCGGACGCCTGGGACCGCGCCCCGGCCGGCGGCCTGCCGGCGCTGCGGGCGGTGTTCGCCGGAATCGCCGGCGGCGGCGCGACGCCGGACGACGTGCTCATCACGGCGGGCGGACAGAGCGCCCTGTCGATCGCGTTCCGAGCCATCGCCGCGCCGGGCAGCCCGGTCCTGGTGGAGTCACCCGGCTACCCGGGCGCGCTCGCCGCCGCACGGGCCGCGGGACTGCGCCCGGTGCCGGTGCCGCTCGACGCCGACGGGCTGCGTCCGGACCTGCTGGCCGACGCGTTCGCGATGACCGGCGCCCGGCTGCTGTACTGCCAGCCCACCTTCCACAACCCGACCGGCACCGTGCTGGCGCCCGAACGCCGCCGTCAGGTGCTGGACGTGGCCCGGGCCTCGGGCGCCTTCGTGATCGAGGACGACTTCGCCCGGCACCTGGGACACGGCGGCCCCGTGCCGCGCCCGCTGATGGCCGACGACCGCGACGGCGCGGTGGTCTACCTGACCTCGCTCACCAAGCCCGCGGCCCCCAGCCTGCGGATCGGGGCGCTGGTGGCCCGTGGACCGGTGATGGAACGGATGCGTGCGATCCGGCTGGTCGACGACTTCTTCGTCTCGCGGCCACTCCAGGAAGCGGCGTTGGAGATGCTCAGCTCCCCTTCGTGGGAGCGGCATGTCCGCACCCTCGGCGCGGCGCTGCGGGAGCGGTGCGGACGACTGGCCGCCGCGCTGACCCGCGAGATCCCCGGTGCCTCCCTCACCCCGCCCACGGGCGGGCTGCACCTGTGGCTCCGGCTCCCGGCCGGCTGGGACGACTCGGCGCTCGCCGACGCCGCCCGGAACCACGGCGTCGCCGTCAGCGCCGGTCTCCGCTACCACGCCACCGAGCCCCCCGCGGCACACCTGCGGCTCTCCTTCGCGGCCACCCCCGACCACGCCGAACTGACCGAGGGCGCACGCCGCCTGGGGGAGGTGCTGCGCGGGCGGTAG
- a CDS encoding aminotransferase class V-fold PLP-dependent enzyme produces the protein MKNENSATEFIGEALHRNLTDLRADTPGCEHVVHFNNAGCGLMARPVLDTVLDHLNLEARIGGYEAAAAQAEQVRAFYTEIAALINTTPDNIAFAGSATHAYANALSAIPFEAGDTILTTRDDFISNQIAFLSLRKRFGVRIVHAPDAPEGGVDVAAMAALMRSLQPRLVTATHVPTNSGLIQPISEIGRHCRELDLLYLVDACQSVGQLPLDVDEIGCDMLTATCRKFLRGPRASGFLYVSDRVLQAGYEPLFIDMHGARWTAPDRYQPVASAARFEEWEFPYATVLGCAAAVRYARAVGIDAIAHRTPALARRLRDRLQTVPGVRLLDRGPRLAALVTFAVEGWRPQEFKAAVDAFGINSALSFREFAQYDFGDKDVDWCLRLSPHYYNTEDEVDRVADAVAELVRRSPGTRQAVR, from the coding sequence ATGAAGAATGAGAATAGCGCTACTGAGTTCATCGGGGAAGCACTTCACCGGAACCTCACCGACCTTCGCGCCGACACCCCCGGGTGTGAGCACGTCGTGCACTTCAACAACGCCGGCTGCGGGCTGATGGCCCGTCCCGTCCTCGACACCGTGCTGGACCACCTGAACCTGGAGGCCCGGATCGGCGGTTACGAGGCCGCGGCCGCCCAGGCCGAGCAGGTGCGCGCCTTCTACACGGAGATCGCCGCGCTGATCAACACCACGCCGGACAACATCGCCTTCGCCGGCAGCGCCACCCACGCCTATGCCAACGCCCTGTCCGCGATTCCCTTCGAGGCCGGCGACACCATCCTCACCACCCGCGACGACTTCATCTCCAACCAGATCGCCTTCCTGTCGCTGCGTAAGCGGTTCGGGGTGCGCATCGTGCACGCGCCGGACGCGCCGGAGGGCGGCGTGGACGTGGCCGCCATGGCGGCCCTCATGCGGTCACTCCAGCCGCGCCTGGTGACCGCGACCCATGTGCCCACCAACTCCGGCCTCATCCAGCCGATCTCCGAGATAGGCCGGCACTGCCGCGAGCTGGATCTGCTCTACCTCGTCGACGCCTGTCAGTCGGTGGGCCAACTCCCCCTCGACGTCGACGAGATCGGCTGCGACATGCTCACCGCGACCTGCCGGAAGTTCCTCCGCGGCCCCCGCGCCTCGGGCTTCCTCTACGTCTCCGACCGGGTGCTGCAGGCCGGCTACGAACCGCTGTTCATCGACATGCACGGCGCGCGGTGGACGGCACCCGACCGGTACCAACCCGTCGCGTCCGCGGCCCGTTTCGAGGAGTGGGAGTTCCCGTACGCCACCGTGCTCGGCTGCGCGGCGGCGGTCCGCTACGCCCGGGCGGTGGGCATCGACGCCATCGCGCACCGCACCCCGGCGCTCGCGCGGCGACTCCGCGACCGGCTCCAGACCGTGCCCGGCGTGCGGCTCCTCGACCGGGGCCCCCGCCTCGCGGCGCTGGTCACCTTCGCCGTCGAGGGCTGGCGGCCTCAGGAGTTCAAGGCGGCCGTGGACGCCTTCGGTATCAACTCCGCCCTGAGCTTCCGGGAGTTCGCCCAGTACGACTTCGGCGACAAGGACGTGGACTGGTGCCTGCGGCTGTCGCCGCACTACTACAACACCGAGGACGAGGTGGACCGGGTCGCCGACGCCGTCGCGGAGCTGGTGCGGCGCTCTCCGGGCACCCGGCAGGCGGTGCGATGA